In Euphorbia lathyris chromosome 9, ddEupLath1.1, whole genome shotgun sequence, the following are encoded in one genomic region:
- the LOC136205584 gene encoding uncharacterized protein, protein MAQSLELLLIQFLMPDNDARRQAEEQIKRLAKDPQVVPALIHHLRTAKTPNVRQLSAVLLRKKITGHWSKLPPQIKHLVKTSLIESITMEHSPPVRRASANVVSIIAKYAIPAGEWPDLLPFLFQCSQSAQEEHREVALILFSSLTETIGSAFQPHFTDLQALLLKCLQDETSNRVRVAALKAVGSFLEFTNDGDEVVKFRQFIPSILNVARQCLGSGEEDVAVIAFEIFDELIESPAPLLGDSVKSIVQFSLEVCSSQNLEPNTRHQAIQIISWLAKYKSNSLKKYKLAIPILQVMCPLLAESTDADEDDDLNPDRAAAEVIDTMAMNLPKHVFPPIFEFASINIQNGNPKYREASVTALGVISEGCLDLMKDKMESVLHVVLGALRDPEQVVRGAASFALGQFAEHLQPEIVSHYESVLPCILNALEDASDEVKEKSYYALAAFCEDMGEEILPFLDALMRKLLDALQSSPRNLQETCMSAIGSVASAAEQAFIPYAEKVLELMKSFMVLTNDEDLRSRARATELVGIVAMSVGRMRMEPILAPFMEAAISGFGLDFSELREYTHGFFSNVAEILDDSFTQYLPHVVPLAFSSCNLDDGSAVDIDESDDEYNNGFGGVSSDDEAHDEPRVRNISVRTGVLDEKAAATQALGLFALHTKSSYALYFEESLKILVRHSVYFHEDVRLQAIIALKHILTAGYAIFQGHNDGPAKAREVLDNVMHIYIKTMTDDDDKEVVAQACMSIADIMKDFGYVAVEPYISQLVDATLVLLREESACQQSENDSDIDDADDTEHDEVLMDAVSDILPAFAKSMGVHFAPIFAKLFEPLMKFAKNSRPPPDRTMVVACLAEVAQDMGTPIADYVDRIMPLVLKELASSEATNRRNAAFCVGELSKNGGESALKYYGDILRGLYPLFGESEPDDAVRDNAAGAVARMIMVHPQTIPLNQVLPAFLKVLPLREDHEESMAVYSCVSTLVLTSNPQILTLVPELVNIFAQVVVSPVETPEVKAQIGRAFSHLISLYGHQMQPLLGNLSPAHANALAAYAPKS, encoded by the exons ATGGCTCAATCACTGGAATTGCTATTGATTCAATTCTTGATGCCTGACAACGATGCAAGGCGTCAAGCTGAGGAGCAGATTAAGCGCTTGGCTAAGGATCCTCAGGTTGTTCCTGCTCTTATCCACCACCTTCGCACTGCAAAGACCCCTAATGTCCGTCAATTATCTGCCGTTCTCCTCCGTAAGAAGATCACCGGTCACTGGTCTAAGCTCCCCCCTCAAATCAAACACCTCGTCAAAACTTCTCTCATCGAGAGCATTACTATGGAGCACag TCCTCCAGTGCGTCGAGCAAGTGCTAATGTAGTTAGTATTATTGCAAAATATGCTATTCCTGCTGGAGAGTGGCCTGATTTACTGCCGTTTTTGTTCCAATGTAGTCAAAGTGCGCAGGAAGAACATAGAGAA GTGGCGTTGATCCTTTTTAGCTCCTTAACTGAAACAATTGGGAGTGCATTTCAACCTCATTTCACGGATTTGCAAGCTCTTTTGCTCAAGTGTCTACAAGATGAAACTAGCAACCGTGTTAGAGTTGCTGCTCTCAA GGCAGTAGGTTCATTTCTAGAATTCACAAACGATGGGGATGAAGTG GTTAAGTTTCGGCAATTCATTCCGAGCATTTTGAATGTTGCACGACAATGTCTTGGATCTGGGGAGGAGGATGTTGCTGTAATTGCTTTTGAAATTTTTGATGAGCTGATTGAATCCCCGGCTCCTCTTCTTGGAGATTCAGTTAAATCCATTGTGCAGTTCTCTCTTGAAGTTTGCTCTAGTCAAAATTTGGAACCCAATACCCGTCATCAG GCTATTCAGATAATTTCATGGTTGGCAAAGTACAAATCCAATTCCCTGAAAAAGTACAAGCTGGCCATCCCCATTCTGCAAGTGATGTGCCCTTTGCTTGCAGAGTCGACTGATGCTGATGAAGATGATGATCTTAATCCAGATCGAGCTGCTGCGGAAGTTATTGACACTATGGCTATGAATCTCCCAAAGCATGTATTTCCTCCCATCTTTGAGTTTGCTTCAATTAACATTCAGAATGGGAATCCCAAGTATAGGGAAGCTTCTGTTACGGCTCTTGGTGTCATCTCAGAGGGCTGTTTGGATTTGATGAAAGATAAGATGGAATCAGTTCTTCATGTTGTCTTAGGGGCTTTGAGGGATCCTGAGCAAGTAGTTAGGGGGGCTGCCTCATTTGCATTGGGTCAATTTGCTGAGCATTTACAGCCTGAAATTGTATCTCATTATGAAAGTGTTCTTCCCTGCATTTTGAATGCCCTTGAGGATGCATCCGATGAAGTAAAG GAAAAGTCATATTATGCTTTAGCTGCATTTTGTGAGGACATGGGTGAAGAAATTCTGCCTTTTCTTGACGCTTTGATGAGAAAGCTGCTTGATGCCCTTCAAAGTAGCCCACGTAATTTGCAGGAAACATGCATG TCTGCAATTGGTTCAGTTGCATCGGCTGCAGAGCAAGCCTTCATTCCATATGCTGAAAAGGTTCTGGAGTTAATGAAATCGTTCATGGTGCTTACCAATGATGAGGATCTCCGATCTCGAGCTAGGGCTACTGAACTTGTTGGAATAGTTGCCATGTCAGTTGGGAGAATGAGGATGGAGCCAATTTTAGCCCCGTTCATGGAAGCTGCAATTTCT GGTTTTGGATTGGATTTCAGCGAGCTTCGGGAGTATACACATGGTTTTTTTAGCAACGTAGCAGAAATTTTGGATGATAGCTTTACACAG TATCTTCCTCATGTAGTACCCCTGGCATTCTCATCCTGCAATCTTGATGATGGTTCTGCAGTTGACAttgatgaatctgatgatgaatATAATAACGGTTTTGGTGGTGTGTCATCTGATGATGAAGCTCATGATGAGCCAAGGGTTCGAAATATCAGTGTTAGGACAGGAGTATTGGACGAAAAGGCAGCTGCAACTCAAGCGCTTGGCTTATTTGCATTGCACACAAAGAGTTCTTATGCACT aTATTTTGAGGAGTCATTAAAGATTTTGGTGAGACATTCGGTGTATTTTCATGAAGATGTTCGGCTGCAGGCAATTATTGCATTAAAAC ATATTTTGACTGCAGGATATGCAATCTTCCAAGGTCATAAT GATGGACCAGCGAAGGCAAGGGAAGTCCTTG ATAATGTGAtgcatatttatataaaaactaTGACTGACGATGATGACAAGGAAGTTGTTGCTCAAGCTTGTATGAGCATAGCTGACATCATGAAGGATTTTGGTTACGTGGCTGTTGAACCTT ATATTTCTCAACTTGTTGATGCAACTTTGGTATTGCTTAGAGAGGAATCTGCTTGTCAGCAATCAGAAAATGATAGTGATATTGATGATGCCGATGATACCGAACATGATGAAGTGCTTATGGATGCGGTGTCGGACATTCTTCCTGCATTTGCAAAATCCATGGGTGTTCATTTTGCACCAATCTTTGCCAAGTTATTTGAACCGTTGATGAAATTTGCG AAAAACTCACGTCCTCCACCAGATCGAACAATGGTTGTTGCATGCCTTGCTGAGGTCGCTCAAGATATGGGCACTCCAATAGCAGACTATGTTGAT AGGATAATGCCTTTAGTGTTAAAAGAACTAGCATCATCAGAGGCAACCAACAGAAGAAATGCTGCATTTTGCGTTGGAGAGCTGAGCAAAAATGGAGGCGAATCGGCTTTGAA ATATTATGGTGATATTTTACGGGGATTGTACCCATTATTTGGGGAATCTGAACCAGATGATGCTGTTAGGGATAATGCAGCTGGTGCTGTGGCAAGGATGATTATGGTGCATCCACAGACAATCCCATTGAATCAG GTACTTCCTGCTTTTTTGAAAGTTCTTCCACTACGAGAAGATCATGAAGAGTCCATGGCTGTCTACAGCTGTGTCTCTACTCTAGTTTTGACGTCAAATCCGCAG atacttacacTTGTTCCGGAGTTGGTCAATATTTTTGCTCAAGTTGTGGTGTCTCCTGTTGAGACACCAGAAGTTAAGGCTCAAATAGGAAGAGCATTTTCGCACCTGATTTCACTGTACGGCCATCAAATGCAACCTCTATTGGGCAACTTATCACCAGCACATGCAAATGCTTTAGCTGCATATGCCCCCAAAAGCTGA